The following are encoded in a window of Eschrichtius robustus isolate mEscRob2 chromosome 1, mEscRob2.pri, whole genome shotgun sequence genomic DNA:
- the TIPIN gene encoding TIMELESS-interacting protein — MLEPQENGLIDLPDYEHIEDETFPPFPPPASPGREDGEGAEPEEELGRGARVPVPPKRTVKRNIPKLNAERLISERGLPALRHVFDKAKFKGKGHEAEDLKTVIRHMEHWAHRLFPKLQFEDFIDRVEYLGNKKEVQTCLKQIRLDLPILHEDFVSNKDEVGENNGHDVTATELDPFLTNSSESAKFASESSRSLTEEQQQRIERNKQLALERRQAKLLSNSQSLGNDLLMNTPSTQTPEEGSTGEEQKEEESNGFNKDLLDNPHNAAAANTVNEEEELKIEKMQLDQSF; from the exons ATGCTAGAACCACAGGAGAATGGCTTGATTGACCTACCAGATTATGAGCATATAGAAGATGAAACTTTTCCTccattcccacctccagcctctccaGGGAGAGAAGATGGTGAAGGAGCTGAACCTGAAGAAG AGTTAGGGAGAGGAGCACGTGTTCCTGTACCTCCAAAGAGAACAGTTAAAAGGAATATACCCAAGCTGAATGCTGAGAG ATTAATTTCAGAGAGAGGGCTTCCAGCATTAAGGCATGTGTTTGATAAGGCAAAATTCAAAGGTAAAGGTCATGAG GCTGAGGACTTGAAGACAGTAATCAGACACATGGAGCACTGGGCGCATAGGCTGTTCCCTAAACTGCAATTTGAAGATTTTATTGACAGAGTTGAATAtctgggaaataaaaaagaagttcag acCTGTTTAAAACAAATTCGACTTGATCTCCCTATTTTACATGAAGATTTTGTTAGCAATAAAG ATGAAGTAGGGGAAAATAATGGCCATGATGTAACTGCTACCGAGTTAGATCCCTTTCTGACAAACTCATCTGAAAGTGCAAAGTTCGCTTCTGAGTCTAGTAGAAGCCTaacagaagaacaacaacaaagaattgAGAGAAATAAACAACTGGCCTTGGAAAGAAGACAGGCAAAGCTACTGAGTAATAGTCAGTCCCTaggaaatg ACTTGTTAATGAACACACCCAGTACACAGACACCTGAAGAGGGTAGTACAGGTGAGGAGCAAAAGGAGGAAGAATCAAATGGATTTAACAAAGACCTTCTAGACAATCCACATAATGCTGCTGCTGCCAATACTGTAAATGAAGAGGAGGAATTAAAAATAGAGAAGATGCAACTGGACcagtccttttaa